The Bos javanicus breed banteng chromosome 11, ARS-OSU_banteng_1.0, whole genome shotgun sequence genome includes a window with the following:
- the LOC133257177 gene encoding uncharacterized protein LOC133257177 translates to MQSKKTKRGCIFTRGHCPSLQAGLQQVAPEQGHQTSEGLIPHVQSHETSRITRPPRSLRSLGSWGPGPRKDGETRSSSSPDLRDPRRSRRTSDPSPQASLLVHCFRHLAFQERHADRVQPYSAPPHRRHRTQTTTCSTVPTWGQLKRLAQQAEELIERGRHEAMPMVMFMAILAVLACQLRPSSAEKVHWAYLPNPPSFQPVDWMNEPIRVFVNDTHLLGRASIYPNNAKTVVSPPFNFSGVSFYPPICFSIPSSLQGSAPVLNGCVSIFLKGMLTDPLRSKGKRDFWSLQLLMPGAQERLFDAIKQAAPHLKDFPSCALPLQILMNKDCRPRKA, encoded by the exons atgcagtCCAAAAAAACTAAGAGAGGCTGCATCTTTACTCGCGGACACTGCCCATCTCTTCAGGCTGGGCTccagcaggtggcgcccgaacagggacatcAAACATCTGAAGG ACTGATTCCACATGTCCAGTCCCATGAGACCTCCAGGATCACAAGACCCCCAAGGTCACTGAGATCCCTGGGGTCCTGGGGTCCGGGACCAAGGAAAGATGGGGAGACCAGAAGCTCATCGAGTCCAGACCTGAGGGATCCAAGGAGAAGCCGAAGGACGAGTGACCCTTCACCTCAGGCTTCACTGCTAGTACATTGCTTCAGGCACCTGGCATTTCAGGAGAGACATGCTGATAGAGTCCAACCATATTCTGCTCCACCTCATCGCCGTCATCGTACTCAAACAACTACCTGCAGCACAGTGCCAACTTGGGGCCAGCTGAAACGTCTTGCTCAGCAGGCTGAAGAATTAATAGAAAGGGGGAGACATGAGGCCATGCCTATGGTAATGTTTATGGCTATACTTGCTGTGTTGGCTTGTCAGCTGAGGCCCTCCAGTGCAGAAAAAGTTCATTGGGCCTATTTGCCTAATCCACCTTCTTTTCAGCCTGTTGATTGGATGAATGAGCCCATTCGTGTTTTTGTTAATGATACTCATCTTTTGGGCAGGGCTTCCATCTATCCTAATAATGCTAAAACAGTGGTCAGCCCTCCCTTCAATTTTTCAGGCGTGTCCTTTTATCCACCTATTTGCTTTTCCATACCTTCCTCTTTACAAGGATCAGCTCCGGTTCTGAATGGATGTGTTAGCATTTTCTTGAAAGGCATGCTTACTGATCCTCTGAGAAGCAAAGGCAAGAGAGACTTTTGGTCTTTACAGCTGCTGATGCCAGGGGCACAAGAAAGACTGTTTGATGCCATAAAACAGGCAGCCCCTCATTTAAAGGACTTTCCAAGCTGTGCACTCCCCCTCCAGATTCTGATGAACAAGGACTGCAGGCCTCGGAAAGCATAA